The Pogona vitticeps strain Pit_001003342236 chromosome 7, PviZW2.1, whole genome shotgun sequence genome segment GGCCCTTTCAACAGCACCAAAGCTGTCTGGCCACCTCTGGTACATTGAGGGTGGAAtcagccactccccccccccaggtctctgGTTAGATTTGGGGCAGGTGAGAGCATGCCTCACCCGGCCAGCACTGGCCTCTGTGGGCAAACTGACTTCTCTGTGGGCAAGCTTGGTGCCTGGCAGTCACGTCCTTCTGGCAGGAGGTGGGGCTTGGGCATTGGGGTGGCTTCCCCCTCTCattcaagctctctctctctctctctctctcttttccatgtCCCGGTGCGTCTTTGGTGGAGCAGTTATCACCGTAAGTATGGCATCTTGCCCCTGCtgtgaggggggagaggggggcctTCTCCACCGGCCGCAACTGCCCAGTGGCCAGCCTCGCCCTGTTTTCAGCCAAGGCGGACCGGCCCTTTCAAGGGGCTCCCGGGGTTTTGGCATCCATCCAAGGAGCAGGGTTTCCCTGAGGCCCCAATTCCTCGTACTGCCAGGGCTACCTCCCCAGCGGGTCTGCGTGACGGGTCCCCACAAGTGTAACAGGGAGTCCCTGCCAGACCCTGTTAAGCAAAAGAGACCCTTTTCTGCCCCAAGGAACGAACACAAGAGGGACGGGCGAGTCCGAGGTGGGACAGGGCAGACCCCGTTAGGGACACGCCGGTCTTCCCGACTGGGAATTCATTCCTCTTCTCTCTTGACAGAACGAGTACATGAAAGATGACTTTTTGATCAAAATTGAAACCTGGCACAAGCCAGACCTTGGGATGCAGGAGAACGTAAGTTGGCCTGGCAGGGGTttggcagggtgggggtgggtgggtgggtgagggctTTTAAGGAGCATATTCTGTAGCCAAAGGGAGTTGATTTTGCATGTTGTTTACGTGGCATGCTGAATCCTGGCGATGATGTTTCTGGCAGCTGCTCTGATGCTGTTGCGACACCCACTTCCCAGGTGGGGCGGAAGCAGGAAGGACCCGGGCGCTGCCAAGGACAGAGAGTCCAAGCGCAGCTGGTGCCACAGGATCTCTCCTCCTCAAAAGGAGAACGTGGAAAGCcacctgcctcccccccctccaacagCCTGACTTAAGAGTGGGCAgttcaaagccccccccctcccagttgcCCTCTGCCCCTGGGACTGGCCCACTGAGCCCATCAGCTGCAGCCCTGCTTGGCGGGAGGAGTGGATCGTCACCACCAGCCATCTGGGCAGAAGTCTTGAGGCTTCTCTGgggggcaccgggggggggggcttgtttgaGAATGCTTGGGAAGTCTGGCTCACTCTTTAGCTTGCTACTCCTAATTTTTCCCTTGCTCttttttatggtgtgtgtgtgtgtgtgtgcgtgcatgcggtGTCACATGAGGTGAACCCCATTTCTTGTCTTCTGGCTGCAGGTTCACAAACTGGATCCCAACGAATGGAAGAACGTGGAAGCCGTCTACATAGACATTGCGGACCGGAGCCAGGTGCTCTCCAGGGTATGGCAGCCGTGCCAGggaagccgtgtgtgtgtgtgtgtgtgcatgcgtgcatgcatgcacacacgcacacactcgaAGGGCCCCTCTGGCGGGTGGCTCagctgcacatgtgtgtgtgtgttgtgcttcgCTGGCTGAAAGAACCGATGCCTCGCCCACCAGCTCTTCCCACTGGAAGGACTGGCCCGCCCCGGGCATGGCCACAAATAGCCCAAGCAGGAGGCCGCTGGCCGCAGGGCGTGGGCTGGATGTGACCTTCTGTTTTCTGCTAGAGCTTTGCAACAGCCTCTCATGCAGGGGAAATCTAGAAAGAGGCTCTACCTTGCAACTGGCTTTTCCCCCATCGGGAACCTAGGCTTCTGTTGCCTGGAGTctggggcgaggggggggggctggcttccAGGACAGCCAGAGGCGCTTTCCTCCACCCCATCCCAGCCAACCTTCTTGCTTCTCTTGCTCTGCTCAAAAGCCATGGGGGAGGCCTTTCCGGCCAGCCCTTAAAGAGGAGACGCACAGAGAGGGAGACGCAGCCGCCGTCTGGCCTGCCTGGGGGCTGGCAGATCCACTTGCTTTGGCCCATGGGATGGAGGAATGGACCAGCTGGGGGAGCGAGTGGAGGGCTTCCTTCttgcgcccccccccgccccgccccacccccgCCCTTGGATCTACGCAGCCGCCTTTGAGGACTCGCCCCAGGCTGCTACGCTCCTGGGTGCTgcgggagggaggagagagggaacccGATCCGCTGATGGTGGAAGGCAGGTCTTCTTCTCCCCAAACGGCTTCTGTGCCCTTTGAGGGGAGGAGGACGTGGCTCCTTCCTTGGTAACCCCCTCTCTTTTCCCTCTGGTCTCCCACAGGATTATAAGCCCGAAGAAGACCCGGCAAAGTTCAAGTCGGTCAAGACCGGCCGTGGCCCGCTGGGGCCCAACTGGAAGGTGGGCACTTGACCTTTGTCTCACCACGAATGCACGTCATCCTGGTGCCGTTCGGGATTCAGGCAGGAGGAGAGTCCCCGTGCAAAGGCCAAGTCATGGAAGTGCTTCCTGTGCATCCCTTGAGTAGTTCCACGTGGCTGCCTGTGGCTCCGTGGCTGACCAATGGGCTGGCCCAGTCCTCCTCAGCAAGGGGTTTTTCCGAAGCCGCCTGCAGAGGCCAGCGGAGCGGAGGGGCGGCTCTCTCATGGACCCAACTTCCCTTCCTGCAGAGGGTGGTTGGCAGGCAGGCGGAGCGGACAGATGGGGTGGCCCTCCCAGGAAGATGGAGTCAGgatggaaacggggggggggggggaagagctggcTGTTTGCACAGGCTGTGTCCTGAAGGGGCGCCTTCTCCTCTCTGCAGAAGGAGCTGAGCAAGCAGAGCGAGTGCCCCATCATGTGCGCCTACAAGCTTGTGACGGTCAAGTTCAAGTGGTGGGGGCTGCAGAACAAAGTCGAGAACTTCATACAGAAGGTGAGTCAGGGAGACTCAGCCCTAGATGACCAACAGCGGCCCTTGATGGGGAGGGGCAGCCAGCCAGGAGGCGCCGGCCCCCTCCCCCGGCTCCTCAGTGGAGTGGCCCTTTTGGAAGGCGAAACTGGGTGAGGAAAGTGCAAAGGCAGGCGGCTTTGTTCCTTCCTCCACCCTTCCTCTCTGGGAGGTGACCAAATCACCGCAGGAGCCTCTGCCAACACAGgcagggaagcccccccccccccacacacacaccagttacCCTCAGATACGAGTATCTGAACAGGTACGAGGGGAAGGAAAGCTGTGGGTCAGAGCAGGGGGCCTTTGGAGCAGCGCACATGGGCCGCTGAACACCTTCATGGACCTCCTCCCGGGGTGGTGAGCCAGGGCTCCAGGCAGCCCTGGGCCCCTTGGAGGGAGCAGCTCAAGACCACCCAGTGCGCAGCTGTAAGACTCAGAACAGTCGGCCAAGTGCAGATGAACTCCCAGACCATCCAGATCTGGTGGTGCCAGCAAGCCGAGTGCCACCATGTGTTTGAACAATGGAGCAGCCCTCCGTCCTGCCAGAAATGCCAACTCCTTGCACCTTCCTTTTGCAGCAAGAAAGGCGGCTTTTCACAAATTTCCACCGGCAACTGTtctgctggcttgacagatgGGTTGACCTGACAATGGAGGACAttcggaggatggaggaggagacGAAGAGGCAGCTGGACGAGGTCAGTCTG includes the following:
- the PITPNA gene encoding phosphatidylinositol transfer protein alpha isoform, with translation MVLVKEYRVVLPVSVEEYQVGQLYSVAEASKNETGGGEGVEVLVNEPYERDGERGQYTHKIYHLQSKVPPFVKMLAPEGALNIHEKAWNAYPYCRTIITNEYMKDDFLIKIETWHKPDLGMQENVHKLDPNEWKNVEAVYIDIADRSQVLSRDYKPEEDPAKFKSVKTGRGPLGPNWKKELSKQSECPIMCAYKLVTVKFKWWGLQNKVENFIQKQERRLFTNFHRQLFCWLDRWVDLTMEDIRRMEEETKRQLDEMREKDPLKGTSAADD